The following coding sequences lie in one Apium graveolens cultivar Ventura chromosome 3, ASM990537v1, whole genome shotgun sequence genomic window:
- the LOC141713322 gene encoding putative BOI-related E3 ubiquitin-protein ligase 3, with translation MAVEAQGRHMSLFSPQLIGNKIVMNGMDGNANVYGAPVGYGGVPLMSGTTTESFVPVYGSGITDSFPVKSHCAMKADSGLTCNLPVSRKRTRDEMNQPLLCFQNNQSFNTFLGDDISLQIQHQQLQIDHFIAQHTDKMRLELEQRRKRNSKRIISAVEEGIVQRLRAKEEEIQKITKLNYMLEDKVKSLCLENQIWRDLAQSNEATANALRSNLEQVLSHVQNDQFQRRNDCLIADDAESCCGSNYEEVNRSNEMKIVKNQVDDCETSGVNNNQGDNRNRLCRNCGKQESCVLLLPCRHLCLCTVCGSSLHTCPICKSTKNASVHVNMSSY, from the exons ATGGCGGTTGAAGCTCAAGGTCGTCACATGAGTCTGTTTTCACCGCAACTAATCGGCAACAA GATAGTTATGAACGGAATGGATGGGAATGCAAACGTGTACGGCGCTCCGGTAGGGTACGGAGGAGTGCCGTTGATGTCCGGCACGACGACGGAGAGTTTTGTTCCGGTGTACGGTTCCGGCATCACTGATTCGTTTCCGGTGAAATCTCATTGTGCAATGAAGGCAGATAGTGGCCTTACCTGTAATTTGCCGGTGTCTCGAAAGCGAACAAGAGATGAGATGAATCAACCGTTGCTTTGTTTTCAAAACAATCAGAGTTTCAACACATTTCTCGGCGATGATATCTCGCTTCAGATCCAGCACCAGCAGTTACAGATCGATCATTTCATCGCTCAACAC ACTGATAAGATGAGATTAGAGTTGGAACAACGGAGGAAACGCAACTCGAAGAGAATCATATCAGCAGTTGAGGAAGGAATAGTGCAGAGACTGAGAGCAAAAGAAGAAGAGATTCAAAAGATTACAAAATTGAATTACATGTTAGAAGATAAAGTGAAATCTCTCTGCCTAGAGAATCAAATATGGAGAGACCTGGCGCAATCAAACGAGGCCACAGCTAATGCACTCCGGAGCAATCTCGAACAAGTCCTCTCTCATGTCCAGAACGATCAGTTCCAGCGTCGTAACGATTGTTTAATCGCCGACGACGCTGAGTCGTGTTGCGGAAGTAATTACGAAGAGGTAAACAGGTCTAATGAGATGAAAATTGTGAAGAATCAGGTTGATGATTGTGAAACCAGCGGAGTGAATAATAATCAGGGCGATAACAGGAATCGGTTGTGCAGGAACTGTGGAAAACAGGAATCGTGTGTGTTGCTGTTGCCTTGCAGGCATTTGTGTTTGTGTACTGTTTGTGGATCGTCTCTTCATACTTGTCCCATTTGTAAATCCACCAAAAACGCTAGTGTTCATGTTAACATGTCTAGTTATTGA